DNA from Deltaproteobacteria bacterium:
GAAACCATGTAATTTGAGGTCCCTATGGACCTGAGCATCATCATTCCCGCATATAACGAGGAACAGAACCTCCCGGGTCTCATTGCAACAATCCGTGAGGTGATGTCCGACAGGGCCGGGACATACGAGATCATCGTTGTCGACGATGCCTCCACCGACGATACGGCCGAATTCGCGGAAAAGGCCGGTGCGAAGGTTGTTTCCCACTCCTACAACATCGGCAACGGCGCCGCAGTGAAAACGGGGATACGGCAGGCCACGGGGGAGAAGATAGTTCTCATGGACGGTGACGGTCAGCACCGACCCGAGGTAATACCACAGCTGCTGAAGGAACTGGACGATTACGATCTTGTAGTCGCCGCCAGGTCGACCGGAAGTCACGCGGGCACCCACCGGCTCGCGGCCAATACCATCTACAACTGGATGGCATCCTACGTAACGAAGTTCAAGATACTCGACCTGACCTCGGGGTTCAGGGCAACAAGGAGAAAAACCGCCCAGCGCTACCTGTATCTCCTTCCCAACACGTTCTCCTACCCGACGACCATGACCATGTCCTACCTGCGGTCAGGGCTCAGATTGAAATATGTCCCCATCGACGCGCCGCCCAGAGGAAAGGGGTCCAGGAGCAAAATCCGGCTTTTCGCCGATGGGACCCGCTTTTTCCTTATCATCACCAAAATAGCGACCTTATACTCCCCTTTCAGGGTCTTCCTGCCCTTGAGCGCGGCCCTGTTTTTTACGGGAGCGGGATATTACCTCTACACCTTCCTGACAGCACATCGGTTTTCCAACATGTCCATGCTGCTGTTCTCCTCCTCCCTGATCATCTTCATGCTGGGCCTGGTTTCGGAACAGATCAGCCAGCTGAGGATGGACAGAACGGAGAGAGAATTTCAGTGAATATCAGAAAAAAGTTCATAAAAACCAACATTAAACTTTATCAGGTCCTTGTAGTCATGATCATCGTTCTCGCCTCATGGGGCATGAGGGTTGCTTACATTTACAACACAAAGGTGGACAACCCGGTTCGGGCTGACGCCAGGGACTATGTTTCCACAGGGTATAACCTTGCCAGGCATCACATATATAGCAGCGTGGTCATGAAAGCAGTACCTCCGGTTCCAGACAAGAAAAGGCCTCCCGGATATCCATTTTTTCTTGCAGCTATTTTTGCAATGACGCGTAATTTTCCTAACTTTTTTAATACCGTTCTTAACACGCAGTGTATTTTGGACACACTGACAGTCCTTGGAACCTTTCTCATCGCATGCAGGTTTCTTCCCTTCTGGGCCGCTATTGCCGCGGCAATTCTAACAGGCATCAGTCCCCATTTAATCGTCATGACCGGCTATTTACTGAGCGAAACCCTTTATTCATTTCTACTGCTTTTCGGGATTCTATTTTCCACTCTGGCAGTAAAAAAGCAGAAACCTCTTTTTTATCTCGTATCAGGAATACTGTTTGCCGCGGCGACACTTACCCGATCGGCACTCGTTCTCTTTCCACTCGTCGTAGCATTTTGCATGTTTTTCATTGCATCGGGCATACGGAAAAGAAACCTTAAGTTGGTCTCCATCTTCCTTGTGGGTTTCCTGATATTATTGCTACCTTGGTCCCTCAGAAACATGCGCCTGAAAATCCCTGAAAACAGGAAATTCAATCCGGCTCTCACCAGCTTCATTCATGGTTCTTATCCGAACTTTACCTATAAGACTGCCCGGTATTATGGTTATCCATATAGAGAAGATCCCCAGATTTCTTTCATGATGAAAAATTGGAAAAATACATTCGGGGTATTGAAAACCCGGTTTGTCAAGGCCCCATGGTCGTATCTTAAATGGTACCTGGGAGGTAAAATCCTCGCCCTGTGGCAATGGGATAACCGGGCCGGGGGAACAGGAGATATTTACGTCTACCCTTTTGTCAAAAGCGGTTTTAGGGATGTGGCAATTCTTCGCTTGGACAGAATCATTGCAAAAATATCCTACCTACCGTCACTCCTCCTGGGGCTGCTAGGAATGGTATTATTCGCCATCGGCAGAAAATGGAAAGACCCTGAATATTTCGGGCTGATGGTCTGCCTTGCCCTTCTTCTCTATTTTGCCGGTATTCACACGATACTCGCACCCTTCCCCAGGTATTCTGTACCGCTTCGACCCTACCTTTTCATCCTGGGTATGTTCGCACTATCCGACATTTGGGAAAGGTGGAAACATTGGAACTCCAGCCCATCGACTGAACGGGTATCAAACAACGAGAACCTATCCTGAATGTCTGAATCATTCATAAATGCTTTTTACCCACAGTTCATAGTTCTCCCTATGCTGGCGGGCAATGGTGTCCAGAATAAGGCCAACTGAAAAGAACAAAAACGAAAGGCTCACCAGAGCTGAAGCGAGGATGGCCGTCGGAAACCTGGGAACGAGCCCCGAATGAAAATACTCGACAATAACAGGCACTCCAGAAACCGCTCCTGCAAGGAAAAACAGAACTGCAATTCCACTGAAGAACATCAACGGTCTGTAATCCTTGAATATGTGGAAAGTAGTCCTTATAATCAGCAAACCGTCTGCAAAGGTATCTAATTTTGACACACTGCCATCCGGTCTTTCACCATAGTCGACCGGCACTTCCTGGACGATGAATCCCTTGTCCAGGGCGTGGATTGTCATCTCCGTCTCAACCTCAAATCCCATGCTGATCACCGGGGTCGTCTTTACGAATAGCCTTCCAAACGCCCTGTACCCGGACAGGGCATCCGTTAGTTTCGAACGGAACAGCAGGTTTATCAGGCGGACGACAACATTGTTTCCAAAAAGGTGGAACTTGCGGAACGATCGGCCGGTGAAACGGGAAAGCCGGGTTCCGATAACCATGTCAGCCTCTCCATTCAAAACCGGCTTGATGAGTTCTCTCACTGAGGACGCAGGATAGGTATCATCGCCATCCACCATGATGTAAATATCGGCCTCAATTTCCCTGAACATTGAGCGAACGACATTCCCCTTTCCCTGGCGAGGTTCCTTATGTACGATGGCTCCGGCGGCCTCCGCGGCCTTGGCGGTCCCGTCAGTGGAATTGTTGTCATAAACATAGATTAATGCTTTGGGAAGCTCTCGACGAAAATCTTCCACAACCTTCCGAACCGTATTCTCCTCGTTAAAACATGGGATGAGAACCGCAATAACCCTGTCTTCCATATCTCCACCCTTGTTTGCCCAAGATTGTGCTATCTCGCTTTTTCCCTGTAAATTGCGTCACACCAATATTTTCGCCAACGTGTTTTTACCCAAGTTAATTTACATTAGACAGAACAAAAATATGCAGGAGGTAAAGTTAGCCAGTTTCGTAAAAAATATAAAGGAAAAAAGGGAACACATAACTGTCCGAATGTCCCCATAATCGTGATTGATTCTTGAATGAACGATTATGGAGACACTTTACCCTCTTGACACGAACCACCAGCCCTGTTATTAACGAGTAACAATATTACTCATTAATAACTCGGAGGAGCGCTGGAAATGCTTTCGGGCGTCATAACATCCAAAACCAAGATAAACATCCTGGTCAAGCTCTTCCTCAACCCGGCCATGAAGGCATATCTGCGAGAACTGGCCTCCGAATTCAAAGTCTCCACCAATTCGGTGCGGACCGAACTGAACAACCTTACGAAGAACGGGGTCCTGGTTTCAAAGAAGGAGGGGAGAAACGTCTATTACCGGGCAAACACGGAACACCCCCTCTTCCCGGAGCTGTCCTCCATGGTGAGGAAGATAACAGGGATCGATGAACTCGCCCATTCCGTGATCGATCGGTTGGGGAACCTCGAAACAGCCTACCTCACAGGAGATTACGCGGAGGGCAAGGACACTGGAATTATCGACGTCATTCTCATCGGTAGTATAGACAGAGAAAAGCTCGATGACGTCATCGTAAAGACCGAGCGCTACATCGGCAGAAAAATACGTCCCCTGATTCTGGATAAAAAAGAGTTTGATTTACTACTCGAAAAAGGAAGCCTCGGTCCTGTCATGAAACTGTGGGATAAAAAAACTCACAAAAAGCTTGGAAATTGGAAATATGGAACGGAAACATAATAATATAAACACCGTTAACTCTCGATTCGCAGGTTGCATTTCTCTGGACACCGGACTCCCCCGGCCTGAGCCCGACGAAGGCTGGGCTCTGGACTGAATTCATGTGCGGAATATGCGGAACAGCGGGATTCGGCGATCCCGACATGATACGGAATATGGCCCATGCCATGATCCACAGGGGTCCGGACGAGGAGGGCTTTTTCGAGAGCAATGATCCTCCGCTGTTTCTGGCCAATCGGCGATTGAGCATCATCGACGTCGAGGGGGGCAAACAACCGGTTTTTTCGGAGGACTGGAAAATCACCGCCGTCCAGAACGGCGAGATCTATAACTTCCTGGATCTGCGGAAGGAGTTGGAAGGGAGAGGCCACAATTTCCGCAGCCGGACCGACAGCGAGGTCATCCCGCATCTTTACGAGGAATACGGTGAGGAATTCCCCCGCCATCTGGACGGGATGTTCGCAATAGCCCTGTGGGATTCGGCTTCGAGAAAACTGCTCCTTATTCGGGACCAGATGGGCATCAAGCCTTTATACGTCTGGGAAGACCGCCAGTGTCTCGCTTTCGCGTCCGAGGTCAAGGCCCTGCTGAAGACAGGGCGGTTCGATGCCGAACGGGAGCTGGACTCCCTCCACTTCCTCCTCAATATCCGCTTCATTCCGGGAGAGAAAACCCTGTTTAAAGGCGTAAGGAAGCTTCTCCCTGCCACGACCCTCGTGTGGCAGAGGGGCAAGGTCAGGGAGAAAAAATACTGGGAACTATCCCCCGGGCCGGACCGGAGGATAAGGACCCCCGCAGATTGCGTCGAGGAAACCCGCCGCCTCCTCAGGGCCGCCGTAAGCAAACAGCTCGTCAGCGACGTTCCCCTCGGACTTTACCTCTCGGGGGGGATAGACTCTTCCTCACTGGTGGCCATGGCTGCCAGCACATCCCCGGAGATGGTGAAGACATACTCACTTGGTTTCGGGGAACCCACGGATGAGCTTTCCGACTCAAGGCTGGTCGCGGAGACCTTCGACACCGACCATCACGAGACGACCATCTCTTTCGACGCCCTGTCCGTTTTCCCCAAGGTAACATGGCACGTGG
Protein-coding regions in this window:
- a CDS encoding winged helix-turn-helix transcriptional regulator, with the translated sequence MLSGVITSKTKINILVKLFLNPAMKAYLRELASEFKVSTNSVRTELNNLTKNGVLVSKKEGRNVYYRANTEHPLFPELSSMVRKITGIDELAHSVIDRLGNLETAYLTGDYAEGKDTGIIDVILIGSIDREKLDDVIVKTERYIGRKIRPLILDKKEFDLLLEKGSLGPVMKLWDKKTHKKLGNWKYGTET
- a CDS encoding glycosyltransferase family 2 protein produces the protein MDLSIIIPAYNEEQNLPGLIATIREVMSDRAGTYEIIVVDDASTDDTAEFAEKAGAKVVSHSYNIGNGAAVKTGIRQATGEKIVLMDGDGQHRPEVIPQLLKELDDYDLVVAARSTGSHAGTHRLAANTIYNWMASYVTKFKILDLTSGFRATRRKTAQRYLYLLPNTFSYPTTMTMSYLRSGLRLKYVPIDAPPRGKGSRSKIRLFADGTRFFLIITKIATLYSPFRVFLPLSAALFFTGAGYYLYTFLTAHRFSNMSMLLFSSSLIIFMLGLVSEQISQLRMDRTEREFQ
- a CDS encoding glycosyltransferase yields the protein MEDRVIAVLIPCFNEENTVRKVVEDFRRELPKALIYVYDNNSTDGTAKAAEAAGAIVHKEPRQGKGNVVRSMFREIEADIYIMVDGDDTYPASSVRELIKPVLNGEADMVIGTRLSRFTGRSFRKFHLFGNNVVVRLINLLFRSKLTDALSGYRAFGRLFVKTTPVISMGFEVETEMTIHALDKGFIVQEVPVDYGERPDGSVSKLDTFADGLLIIRTTFHIFKDYRPLMFFSGIAVLFFLAGAVSGVPVIVEYFHSGLVPRFPTAILASALVSLSFLFFSVGLILDTIARQHRENYELWVKSIYE
- a CDS encoding glycosyltransferase family 39 protein; this encodes MNIRKKFIKTNIKLYQVLVVMIIVLASWGMRVAYIYNTKVDNPVRADARDYVSTGYNLARHHIYSSVVMKAVPPVPDKKRPPGYPFFLAAIFAMTRNFPNFFNTVLNTQCILDTLTVLGTFLIACRFLPFWAAIAAAILTGISPHLIVMTGYLLSETLYSFLLLFGILFSTLAVKKQKPLFYLVSGILFAAATLTRSALVLFPLVVAFCMFFIASGIRKRNLKLVSIFLVGFLILLLPWSLRNMRLKIPENRKFNPALTSFIHGSYPNFTYKTARYYGYPYREDPQISFMMKNWKNTFGVLKTRFVKAPWSYLKWYLGGKILALWQWDNRAGGTGDIYVYPFVKSGFRDVAILRLDRIIAKISYLPSLLLGLLGMVLFAIGRKWKDPEYFGLMVCLALLLYFAGIHTILAPFPRYSVPLRPYLFILGMFALSDIWERWKHWNSSPSTERVSNNENLS
- the asnB gene encoding asparagine synthase (glutamine-hydrolyzing), encoding MCGICGTAGFGDPDMIRNMAHAMIHRGPDEEGFFESNDPPLFLANRRLSIIDVEGGKQPVFSEDWKITAVQNGEIYNFLDLRKELEGRGHNFRSRTDSEVIPHLYEEYGEEFPRHLDGMFAIALWDSASRKLLLIRDQMGIKPLYVWEDRQCLAFASEVKALLKTGRFDAERELDSLHFLLNIRFIPGEKTLFKGVRKLLPATTLVWQRGKVREKKYWELSPGPDRRIRTPADCVEETRRLLRAAVSKQLVSDVPLGLYLSGGIDSSSLVAMAASTSPEMVKTYSLGFGEPTDELSDSRLVAETFDTDHHETTISFDALSVFPKVTWHVEEPKENAIQLYLLSRYASRHVKVALSGLGGDELFGGYRIFDYLRPMVLPERLAGRRLNSALLWPMRNLLNLIVGNLGSMKYDFAKRGLDFVLSAGVSERGYLILRNMWEHDNRLFKAVYTPEARKQIERGVESFFTPYFKSNGLDSREDVLRAEFRFKMVDDFLLNEDRTSMANSLEVRVPFLDKDLVEFAFSIPASVKFAGGLKTVLKEAMADILPEKTLVKPKWGFTFDSYYQFQKDLRELAGRELTGNFIRDQGIFNYSFIRGILEHPPHRWMRWHYFLLWLILGTKVWEDLFVRGKKPEDCYD